Part of the Sphaerochaeta associata genome is shown below.
CACCTTCTCTGTCAGCTGGAAATAAGGCAGACAACCCACAAAATGTCAGAAAGGCAGCAGAAACCTGCTGCCTTTCATATTTTCCCTTGGTTGGAACGATTATACATTGAAGCGGAAATGCATGATGTCACCGTCCTGCACCACGTACTCCTTGCCTTCCATCCTGAGTTTTCCTGCTTCCTTTACCTTCTGTTCGGTCTTGTACAGAAAAAGGTCTTCACAATTGAACACCTCTGCCTTGATGAAGCCCTTTTCGAAGTCAGAATGGATGACACCGGCGGCCTGGGGGGCCTTGTAGCCTGCATGGAATGTCCACGCACGGTCTTCATCAGAGCCGGCAGTAAAGAAGGTACGCATTCCCAGCGTATGGTAGGCACTGCGGATGAGCTGGTTCAACCCGGATTCCTTCAACCCCACCGCCTCAAGGAACTCGCGCTTCTCTTCCTCGGTCTCCAACACGGCAATCTCAGATTCAATCTTGCCGCAGATGACCACCACTTCCGATCCCTCGGCTTCGGCGATGGCTCGTACGGTCTTGACATATTCATTCTCCTCTACGATGCCGTCTTCATCGACGTTGCATACATAGATGACAGGCTTGAGGGTGATGAGGTGCAGGTCATAGACCATGGCTAGCTCCTCTTCCTCCAGCTTCAGTGACCGCGCTGATTTTCCATCCTCCAGGCACTCTTTCAATTTGGTGAGAACGGGAAGTACTTTCTCGTTCTCCTTCTGTGCTTCCTTGCTCAAGCGGGTGAGCTTGGCCTGCTTCGCCCAACGGTTGGTCACCGTGTCCAGATCGGCGAGGGCCAGCTCGATGTTGATCGTCTCAATGTCACCTGCCGGATCGATTTTGTTGTTGACATGGATGATGTCGCTGTCGTCGAAGCACCTGACTACATGGGCGATGACCCCCACCTCCCTGATGGAGGCCAGGAAGCGGTTGCCCAAGCCCTCCCCCTTGCTTGCTCCGGCGACCAAGCCTGCAATGTCTACAAACTCGAAGGTGGCAGGGACTACTTTTGCAGGAGGAATCAATGCAACAATCTTATCAAGACGTGGATCAGGAACGCTGACAATGCCCACATTGGGGTCGATTGTACAAAAAGGATAGTTCGCAACTTCGGCAGGAGCTGCCGTCAAGGCTGAGAAAATCGTCGACTTACCAACATTGGGAAGCCCTACTATGCCGCAATTTAAACCCATTATTTACCTCATTCTCGGCTCATTGGAGCCAGCAGGGGAAGTGTAGCACATATTGACTTGCACGTTAACCAGCCCTATAGTCAACAGCAATGGGTATTGAACAGTTCATCGGCTCCGAGGAGCCTGTTTCCAAAGGGAAACGTGTCTACGAAATCAAGGATGAAGACCAAAGGGCGCTCCTGCTCATCCTTGTTCCTCCAACAGAATCAGACCAAGGGGCAAAGCGAAGAGCCGAAGAGCTCAAGGCTCTTGTCGACACCATGGGAGCTCTCACCGTTAGGACTGAGTTCATTCCCTTGCGCCAAACCAACAGCGCCACGCTCATCGGCAGCGGCAAAGTCGCAGCCATCAAGCTCTTGGTGGAGGAACTGGAAATTGATGTCGTCATTTTCGACCAAGGCATCAACCCCCGGGTACAGCGCAACCTTGAGAAGGAGATGGAAACCTGCGTCATCGACCGTGATGAGGTGATCCTTCAGATTTTTGCCGATCGCGCCGCAACCAAGGAAGCCACCTTGCAGGTGGAGCTCGCCCGCCTTGAATACTCGCTGCCCAGGCTGACCCGCCGGTGGACGAACCTCAATCGTCAGCAGGGCGGTGTCAAGGGCACCAAGGGTGAAGGAGAGACGCAGCTCGAGCTCGACCGAAGGCAGATCCAGGACCGGATCGTCGCCCTCAAGCAGATGCTTGAGAAAGTGGTGCAGCAACGCACCATCCAGCGCAACCAGCGACTCAGTGGAAATATCCCCACCGGAGCCATTGTAGGCTACACCAACAGCGGCAAGTCCTCGCTGCTCAATGCGCTGACCAATGCCGGAGTACTTGTTGAAGACAAACTTTTTGCCACCCTCGATCCGACGACCCGGATGGTCAAACTACCCGGAGGGGAGGAAATCTTGCTCTCCGATACCGTAGGGTTCATCAGCGATCTGCCGCACAACCTCGTGAATGCCTTCAAGAGCACGCTCGAGGAGGCCAAATATGCTGATTTCTTGATTATCGTCTGTGATGCTTCCCATCCTGATATGATTGCAAGCTACACCACCACCGTCCAGGTACTGGAGGAGCTTGGCTGCACCGACAAGCCGGCAATCGTACTTGCGAACAAAATGGACAAGGTGGAGGATGCGTTTGCAGTTTCGCGTCTCAAGTCCCTGTATACTCCGGTACTGGAGACATCCATCAAAACCGGAGCCGGACTGGACACACTCCTCACGCAAATAGGCATCACACTTCACGAGCTCTGTCCCACGACAACCTATTTGATACCCAATTCACGGCACGATTTGGTCGCCCACATCCACCGGTTCGGCCAGGTTGAGAGCATCGACTACACTGAAGAGGGAATCCTGGTGAAAAGCCGCATCCAAGAGAGATTCCAAGGGCAGCTGCATCCCTTCAGATACGAACAATAAAAAGTGGGTGCCACCCCGAAAGGAAGCACCCATTTGCAATATCCGAACGTCCGTAGACGATTAGTTGAATCTCCACAGAGCTCCTACATATCCACTGAAATGGAAGCTGACGTCAGGCAGAAGCCAGAGGCCGGGGGCTATGCGCAAATAAAAATCAAGGGGAACATCATTGTTGTCAAGACTGTACATGACTCCGACGGGAGCAATGGCAGCAAGACCGAGCTTTGCACCCGACTTAATGGGGATTCCGACATATGCACCGCCACCGACGGTTACATCGAATTTTGCTTTCTCTATCTCGAACTCCGTCACCTTGTAGTTGGCTGCAACATCAAAGGAGAGGTATCCGTCAAGGAAACCAAAACCAAGATTTCCTACGATATCAAAATCATTCATTCTATACTGTACACCCACACCGGTATTGGTACCGAGGTTGAGACCTACAGCAAGATCACTCTTGGCTGCACCACCTGTGGCGGCAGTTACAGGAACTACAATAAGGGCTACCAGAATTAGAGCTAGTAATACTTTCTTCATACGCATTCTCCCTTTGTAGGACTCTCTCCTACGTTGTGATGTTTTCTTGAATATACCACATGCTACTATTCTTGAATAGGCGGCCATCCGTGGAACAGCTCAATAAGCCAGGATTTCACTCGGGGACAATGAACCACTAGCGTTTTTCAACAATCCTCGTTACCATACACTCACGGAGGAAGTGTAAAATATGAACAGACATCTGACTGTACGTGGGACACTAATCGGCATTGCAGGACTCTTGGTCATTACCGCAAGTTCCATGTATGTGGCTTTACGTATGGGAGCCCTTCCTTGGCCCACCATCTTCGTCACGGTTGTCAGCATGGCCGCCTTGCGAAAGGCAAAGGGATCCACCCTGCAGGAAATCAATGTCACCCATACCATCATGAGCAGCGGGGCGATGGTCGCCGGAGGACTTGCCTTCACACTGCCGGGTCTTTGGATGCTGGACCCGACGGCAAACTTCTCCATTCCCAGCCTCCTGGTGCTCACAGTAGTGGGAGCCATTCTGGGAACCCTGTTTTCTTCACTCTTTCGTAAAAAACTCATCGAAGAAGAAGCTCTTCCATACCCGATGGGTATTGCCAGCTACAACACACTGCAAGCGGGAACCAAGGGAGGGAAAGGTGCAAAAACGCTCTTTGCCTCTATGGGAGGTTCCGTCATATTCACTGTATTGCGTGATGGATTCGGAAAAATCCCTGCGCTGCTCACCCTCTACGGCGGGAGTGCCGTCATCCCCTCGTTCTCCATCTGGGTCTCCCCCATGGCAATGGGTATCGGAGCCATCATCGGTCCGTTGTTCGCCTTGCTCTGGTTCGGAGGAGCCATCTTCGGCTACTACATCCTCACCCCGATCGGCATCTCCCAAGGCCTGTTCGCCTCCATGGCCGAGGCTGATGTTTTCAGGTCCAACCTGGGTATCGGGCTGATGATCGGAACCGGTCTGGGAGTCTTCTTCAAAGCCGTAGCATCAAGGCTGAGCGCACAAAAGAAGCTCGAAGAGAAACAGGGAGGACTTCCGGCTTCCAGCCGCCTGATGATCATCCTCATACTTTTCTTTGCCGTCATCCTTCTCGCCCTGGGAACCGAGCTCGGCCTTATTGAAGCGCTGGTCCTCATGGCAGGCATCTACTTGGCGACCTATCTATCGGGCATGCTTACCGGACAGACCGGCATCAACCCGATGGAAATCTTCGGAATCCTCGTTCTCTTGGTCATCCAGCTCATCTCCAACCCTTCTCTGATAGCATCATTCAGCATCGCCGCCATCGTAGCAGTGGCATGCGGCCTGACCGGGGACGTCATGAACGACCTGAAGAGCGGGTACCTGCTCAAGACCGATCCAAGGCAGCAAATCCTTGGAGAGGGCATCGGAGGGGTCATCGGAGCCATCCTCTCGGTCTTCGTGCTCCTGATCATGAAGGCTGCCTTCGGCGGCTTCGGTACCGCAGAGCTTCCCGCTCCCCAGGCTGCAGCAGTCTCGGCGATGGTCGGAGGACTACAACATATTCCCGCCTTCCTCATCGGTCTTGGCGTAGGATTGGTTCTCTACTTCTCCAAACTTCCCAGTGCAACCCTCGGCCTTGGAGTCTACCTGCCTATTTACATCTCTTCGATCATGGGCCTGGGAGCACTCTTGTCGGTTCTCATGAACAAAGTGCTGTTCAGAAAGCACGGCAAGGAAAAAATTGGTGAAGAGACCGGACTGGTAGCCAGCGGCCTGTTGGGAGGCGAGGGAATAACAGGTGTGGCGATTGCTATTCTTTCGATGTTTAAATAGGTATACTGTCCACTATGGAACAAACCAAACACCTACCCCTCTCCCTCTATGGGCTGGAGGCGGAGACAATCGCAGAAATATTGTCCCTTACAAAGAACTTCCAAGCCAAGCAAATCTTCAATTGGCTTGTCAAGGGAGTATATACCTTTGAGGCCATGACTGACCTGCCCAAGGCGGAACGGGAAAGGCTTTCCTCACTGATGAGCAGCGCCTGCTCCTCGAGTATTCACACATCCGAAACCGATGAGAGCGGAGCCACCAAGATGGGTATCCGCCTTCATGACGGCAAGGTGGTTGAATGTGTCCTGCTTGTCGACAAAAAGGGTCGGCACACAGCCTGTCTTTCCAGCCAGGTCGGATGCGCCCAGGGGTGCACCTTCTGCCGAACCGGCACGATGGGCCTCTTTCGCAACCTCAGCGCAGAGGAGATCATCGAGCAGTACATCCACCTGCTGTCTGCAAGCAAGCAGCCCATTACCCACATCGTCTATATGGGAATGGGAGAACCACTTGCCAATATTGCACCTGTGACCCGCTCGATCCGGTATTTCCACAACCCCAAAACCTTCAACATCAGCCTCAGACGCATAACCGTCTCCACCTGTGGCGTTGTTCCCGGCATTCTCAAGTTGGCCGAACAGAAACTGCCGGTCAAGCTGGCAGTCTCGCTCGTCAGTGCCGACAACCGGCTGCGCGATCGGATCATGCCGGTCAACCAGACCTGGGACATCATGACGCTGAAGAAAGCCTTGCTGCACTATCAGCGGCTCGGCGGCAAGCGATTTACCATCGAATATTGCATGTTGGGAAATACCAACACCGATGAGATCAGTGCAAAGAAACTTGCCAGCTATGTGAGAGATTTGGATGTAATCGTCAACCTCATCCCCTGGAACCCTGCCGAGGAGCTGCCTTACCAGACCCCGACGGAAGAGGAAATCGATCACTTCACCCTGTTGCTCGACCGCCTGCACGTCAACTACACCCGCCGTCGTTCACGAGGCAGGGAGATCAACGGAGCCTGTGGACAGCTTGCTGTGCCCATCAACAAAGGGCTTGATTTGGACTATGAAAGCATGGTTGACGAGGATGACGAATAGAACTGTCGGTCAAAGCGGAGTTTGAGCACCAAAAGCATGAGCAAAACTCCGCTAAGGACCATGAGAACGCGCATGGACACTACATCCGACAAGGGCCCGAACAGGGCCATGCCCAGAGGGAGCGCTCCGCTGTACATGATGTTGAGAAATGCAAAAATCCTGCCTTGCATACTTGTATCGGTTCGTTGCTGAAGCAGTGTCATGGTAGCCGTCTGCACCATGGTAAGTGCAATTCCATAGATTGCCATGAGAGCCAGGTAGACGATGAAGCTGTCGATCAGGCCCATACCGATGGCAAGTATCCCGAAAGCACTCATCCCCGCCAGAAATGACGTAACCTGATTCTTGAATCCGCCCCAGGTGCTCATCAATACCCCGCCCAGGCTCATTCCGGCAAAGCCGACCACCTCTACAATGGTCATATACGCATAGCTCTCCTTGTAATAACGAGTCACAAACAAGGTGGCAAGAAAACCTGCAGGAACCGCCAGGAAAATAAAGAGGCCGTGTACCATCAGCATTTTTCCGACCCAACGGTTTTGTAATGCATACACAGCACCTTGCTTGACATCCTGAAACAAGGAAGTCTTGCCTGTCTGCTTTTTCTCGTGTGGAATGAGAAGAAATGCGAGCAGGCAGATTCCGACCACGGCTGTACTTACGTCAAGCAACAACGTTGAGCGAAGGCTTGATAAGGTCAGAAAGGCTCCCGCAGCAAAGGGTGAGGCAAACTGGACCAAGGATGTCAGAGCAGCATTGAGACCATTGAAACGCATCAGTTGTTCGGCTGGTACCAGTAAGGGAATCATGGATGCAACGGCCGGAATCTGTACGCCGCTGCCTGCAGAACGGACTATGGAAACAACCAGAAGGGCATAGAAAACGGTGGTATCGGAGTCGAGGCGCGGCACCAGAAGCACCAAGGCAAGAGTGGCTGCGGCGATCACAGCATCGCTGGCGATAATCAAATATTTCTTATTGCACCGGTCCGAGAGAGCCCCCGATACAAACGAGACCAAAAACTGCGGGACGAAGGCACAGAGGGTCAGAGCCGACACCCACACTCCCGAAGAGCTCTGCAGTGTTATATACCAGACAAGCGCAAACTGGACGATCGAAGAGCCGAACAGGGTAATTCCCTGGCTTGCCAAAAACAGGATTGTTTTGGTTTTCCAACCTTGCATATACGCACCTCCATTGCTGAAATACTGCAAGTATAGCGACAATCAAAAGTCTGGTGGTTCAGTGGAGGGTTCCATCAGATGCATAATTTTCAACAACAGTTGTTCCATCTGCAAGGCATCGGCTTTTGCCGCTTCCAGAGAGATCAGAAGCCGATCACAAACAGAGATTATGTCCTCGGAGGGTGCAGGTGTATTAAGAATCGTCTCAAGCTCGGATTCTCCGGCATCTTCGAGCCCGTTCATCAATCTCAGAATCGACATAAGCGAGTAATTGGCCAGTCTGAGCGTACGGATGATCGAAAGGCGCTTCAGGTCCTCGCCGTCATAGATGCGATACCCATTCCTGCTGCGTTTTGTCTGGATCAGACCATTGAGCTCCCAGTTGCGCAGTGTATCGATGGTGAGGCCCAATCTCAGTGCCGTCTGCTTTCTGGTAAGAGCGACCGGGCAACCGATATGATCGCTGGCAAGCAGTGAGGCGACATCACTGACTGCCGAGCGTGCTCGCACTATCTCCTCTTCAAGGCTCGATGCATACGCGGCAGTTGCATCCAAGGCTCCCTCCAAATCCAAGTCGGCACTCCGTCGCAGGATGTACAACGCTTGGTCACGCAATCCATGCTGCAGGATCTCCGATCGGAGGGACAAACGCGTGAGCTGCATCTGAATCACATGGATGTCGGTGAAAACCCGATAGCCATTTGCTTTTCGTTCCGAGCAGGTGATGAACTGGAGCCGCTCATAGAGGCGTACGGTATTCGGATGCACATGGGCCAGCGAGGCCAATGCCTTTGTCGTGTACGTTTGCATATCAAACTCCCATTCTGCCAAGCTACCACCAGCATCCAACACCATCAAGCAATCTGCACAAGGAAAAAGGCTGTTTCAAGGTTTCCCCTGAGACAGCCTTCCATCGTTAATCTATGACTACCCTATTTCTCCAGAACAGCCTTGATTCTCCTCACACCGGCGGAGGAAGACTGCTCCTTGA
Proteins encoded:
- a CDS encoding MerR family transcriptional regulator; this encodes MQTYTTKALASLAHVHPNTVRLYERLQFITCSERKANGYRVFTDIHVIQMQLTRLSLRSEILQHGLRDQALYILRRSADLDLEGALDATAAYASSLEEEIVRARSAVSDVASLLASDHIGCPVALTRKQTALRLGLTIDTLRNWELNGLIQTKRSRNGYRIYDGEDLKRLSIIRTLRLANYSLMSILRLMNGLEDAGESELETILNTPAPSEDIISVCDRLLISLEAAKADALQMEQLLLKIMHLMEPSTEPPDF
- a CDS encoding OPT/YSL family transporter, whose amino-acid sequence is MNRHLTVRGTLIGIAGLLVITASSMYVALRMGALPWPTIFVTVVSMAALRKAKGSTLQEINVTHTIMSSGAMVAGGLAFTLPGLWMLDPTANFSIPSLLVLTVVGAILGTLFSSLFRKKLIEEEALPYPMGIASYNTLQAGTKGGKGAKTLFASMGGSVIFTVLRDGFGKIPALLTLYGGSAVIPSFSIWVSPMAMGIGAIIGPLFALLWFGGAIFGYYILTPIGISQGLFASMAEADVFRSNLGIGLMIGTGLGVFFKAVASRLSAQKKLEEKQGGLPASSRLMIILILFFAVILLALGTELGLIEALVLMAGIYLATYLSGMLTGQTGINPMEIFGILVLLVIQLISNPSLIASFSIAAIVAVACGLTGDVMNDLKSGYLLKTDPRQQILGEGIGGVIGAILSVFVLLIMKAAFGGFGTAELPAPQAAAVSAMVGGLQHIPAFLIGLGVGLVLYFSKLPSATLGLGVYLPIYISSIMGLGALLSVLMNKVLFRKHGKEKIGEETGLVASGLLGGEGITGVAIAILSMFK
- the hflX gene encoding GTPase HflX, coding for MGIEQFIGSEEPVSKGKRVYEIKDEDQRALLLILVPPTESDQGAKRRAEELKALVDTMGALTVRTEFIPLRQTNSATLIGSGKVAAIKLLVEELEIDVVIFDQGINPRVQRNLEKEMETCVIDRDEVILQIFADRAATKEATLQVELARLEYSLPRLTRRWTNLNRQQGGVKGTKGEGETQLELDRRQIQDRIVALKQMLEKVVQQRTIQRNQRLSGNIPTGAIVGYTNSGKSSLLNALTNAGVLVEDKLFATLDPTTRMVKLPGGEEILLSDTVGFISDLPHNLVNAFKSTLEEAKYADFLIIVCDASHPDMIASYTTTVQVLEELGCTDKPAIVLANKMDKVEDAFAVSRLKSLYTPVLETSIKTGAGLDTLLTQIGITLHELCPTTTYLIPNSRHDLVAHIHRFGQVESIDYTEEGILVKSRIQERFQGQLHPFRYEQ
- a CDS encoding MFS transporter yields the protein MQGWKTKTILFLASQGITLFGSSIVQFALVWYITLQSSSGVWVSALTLCAFVPQFLVSFVSGALSDRCNKKYLIIASDAVIAAATLALVLLVPRLDSDTTVFYALLVVSIVRSAGSGVQIPAVASMIPLLVPAEQLMRFNGLNAALTSLVQFASPFAAGAFLTLSSLRSTLLLDVSTAVVGICLLAFLLIPHEKKQTGKTSLFQDVKQGAVYALQNRWVGKMLMVHGLFIFLAVPAGFLATLFVTRYYKESYAYMTIVEVVGFAGMSLGGVLMSTWGGFKNQVTSFLAGMSAFGILAIGMGLIDSFIVYLALMAIYGIALTMVQTATMTLLQQRTDTSMQGRIFAFLNIMYSGALPLGMALFGPLSDVVSMRVLMVLSGVLLMLLVLKLRFDRQFYSSSSSTMLS
- the rlmN gene encoding 23S rRNA (adenine(2503)-C(2))-methyltransferase RlmN, which translates into the protein MEQTKHLPLSLYGLEAETIAEILSLTKNFQAKQIFNWLVKGVYTFEAMTDLPKAERERLSSLMSSACSSSIHTSETDESGATKMGIRLHDGKVVECVLLVDKKGRHTACLSSQVGCAQGCTFCRTGTMGLFRNLSAEEIIEQYIHLLSASKQPITHIVYMGMGEPLANIAPVTRSIRYFHNPKTFNISLRRITVSTCGVVPGILKLAEQKLPVKLAVSLVSADNRLRDRIMPVNQTWDIMTLKKALLHYQRLGGKRFTIEYCMLGNTNTDEISAKKLASYVRDLDVIVNLIPWNPAEELPYQTPTEEEIDHFTLLLDRLHVNYTRRRSRGREINGACGQLAVPINKGLDLDYESMVDEDDE
- the ychF gene encoding redox-regulated ATPase YchF — translated: MGLNCGIVGLPNVGKSTIFSALTAAPAEVANYPFCTIDPNVGIVSVPDPRLDKIVALIPPAKVVPATFEFVDIAGLVAGASKGEGLGNRFLASIREVGVIAHVVRCFDDSDIIHVNNKIDPAGDIETINIELALADLDTVTNRWAKQAKLTRLSKEAQKENEKVLPVLTKLKECLEDGKSARSLKLEEEELAMVYDLHLITLKPVIYVCNVDEDGIVEENEYVKTVRAIAEAEGSEVVVICGKIESEIAVLETEEEKREFLEAVGLKESGLNQLIRSAYHTLGMRTFFTAGSDEDRAWTFHAGYKAPQAAGVIHSDFEKGFIKAEVFNCEDLFLYKTEQKVKEAGKLRMEGKEYVVQDGDIMHFRFNV